One Rhinolophus sinicus isolate RSC01 linkage group LG06, ASM3656204v1, whole genome shotgun sequence DNA window includes the following coding sequences:
- the RNF26 gene encoding E3 ubiquitin-protein ligase RNF26, translating into MEAVYLVVNGVGLVLDVLTLVLDLNFLLVSSLLASLAWLLAFIYNLPHTVLTSLLHLGRGVLLSLLALIEALVRFTCGSLQALCTLLYSCCSGLESLKLLGHLASHGALRSRDILHRGVLNVVSNGHALLRQACDICTIAMSLVAYVINSLVNMCLIGTQNLFSLVLALWDTVMGPLWRMTDVMAAFLAHISSSAVAMAILLWTPCQLALELLASAARLLASFVLVSLTGLVLLACVLAVTVTVLHPDLTMSLATRVLSQLHARPSYHQLREDVVRLSRLALGLEAWRQVWGRVWSRSLQLVSWPNRGGAPGAPRGGPRRVPSARTWRQDPEAGPRSEAEEEEVRMARVTAAWGRERLNEESIAGQDPWKLLKEQEERKKCVICQDQSKTVLLLPCRHLCLCQACTEILMRHPIYHRNCPLCRRGILQTLNVYL; encoded by the coding sequence ATGGAGGCTGTGTACCTGGTGGTGAATGGTGTGGGCCTAGTGCTGGACGTGCTGACCTTGGTGTTGGACCTCAACTTCCTGCTGGTGTCCTCCCTCCTGGCTTCCCTGGCCTGGCTCCTGGCCTTCATCTACAACCTGCCACACACGGTACTGACTAGTCTTCTGCACTTGGGTCGCGGGGTCCTGCTTTCACTGCTGGCCTTGATCGAAGCCTTGGTCCGTTTCACCTGTGGGAGCTTGCAGGCCTTGTGTACCCTGCTGTACAGCTGTTGCTCTGGCCTGGAGAGTTTAAAGCTCCTGGGACACCTAGCCTCTCATGGGGCACTAAGGAGCCGGGATATACTACACCGGGGCGTCCTCAATGTGGTCTCCAATGGCCATGCTTTGCTGCGCCAGGCCTGTGACATCTGTACCATCGCTATGAGCCTGGTGGCCTATGTAATCAACAGCCTGGTCAACATGTGCCTCATTGGCACTCAGAACCTCTTCTCCCTGGTGCTGGCCCTATGGGATACAGTGATGGGGCCGCTGTGGAGGATGACAGATGTTATGGCTGCTTTCCTAGCTCACATTTCCAGCAGCGCTGTGGCCATGGCCATCCTCCTCTGGACTCCTTGCCAACTAGCACTGGAGCTCCTGGCCTCAGCTGCCCGCCTTCTGGCCAGCTTTGTGCTTGTCAGTCTCACCGGCTTGGTGCTACTGGCTTGTGTGCTGGCAGTGACGGTGACTGTGTTGCACCCAGACCTTACCATGAGTCTGGCCACACGGGTACTCAGTCAGCTCCATGCCCGGCCATCCTACCACCAGCTCCGAGAGGACGTTGTGCGACTGTCCCGCCTagcactgggcttggaggccTGGCGCCAAGTCTGGGGCCGAGTCTGGAGCCGCAGCCTCCAGCTGGTGAGTTGGCCAAACAGGGGAGGGGCACCTGGGGCCCCTCGGGGTGGCCCTAGAAGGGTGCCCTCAGCCAGGACCTGGCGACAGGATCCTGAAGCAGGGCCCAGAtcagaggcagaagaggaggaagtCAGGATGGCCAGAGTGACTGCTGCCTGGGGCCGGGAGAGGCTTAATGAGGAGTCTATAGCTGGGCAAGACCCATGGAAGTTGCTGAAGGAGCAAGAGGAGCGGAAGAAGTGTGTCATCTGCCAGGACCAGAGCAAGACGGTGCTGCTTCTCCCTTGTCGGCACCTGTGCCTGTGCCAGGCCTGCACTGAAATCCTGATGCGCCATCCCATCTACCACCGCAACTGTCCACTCTGCCGCAGGGGCATTCTTCAGACCCTCAATGTCTACCTCTGA
- the C1QTNF5 gene encoding complement C1q tumor necrosis factor-related protein 5 produces MRPLLALLLLGLAVGSPPLDDNKIPSLCPGHPGLPGTPGHHGSQGLPGRDGRDGRDGAPGAPGEKGEGGKPGLPGPRGEPGPRGEAGPVGATGPAGECSVPPRSAFSAKRSESRVPPPSDAPLPFDRVLVNEQGHYDAATGKFTCQVPGVYYFAVHATVYRASLQFDLVKNGESIASFFQFFGGWPKPASLSGGTMVRLEPEDQVWVQVGVGDYIGIYASIKTDSTFSGFLVYSDWHSSPVFA; encoded by the exons ATGAGGCCTCTCCTCGCCCTGCTGCTCCTGGGCCTGGCCGTCGGCTCACCTCCACTGGACGACAACAAGATCCCCAGCCTGTGCCCGGGGCACCCCGGCCTTCCAGGCACGCCGGGCCACCACGGCAGCCAGGGCTTGCCAGGTCGTGACGGCCGTGACGGCCGAGACGGCGCGCCCGGGGCTCCCGGAGAGAAGGGCGAGGGCGGGAAGCCCG GACTACCAGGGCCCCGTGGGGAGCCCGGGCCTCGAGGAGAGGCGGGCCCAGTGGGGGCGACCGGGCCTGCGGGAGAGTGCTCTGTGCCTCCGCGCTCCGCCTTCAGTGCCAAGCGCTCGGAGAGTAGGGTGCCTCCGCCGTCGGACGCGCCCCTACCCTTCGACCGGGTGCTGGTGAACGAACAGGGTCATTACGACGCCGCCACCGGCAAGTTCACCTGCCAGGTGCCAGGGGTCTACTACTTCGCGGTCCACGCCACTGTCTACCGTGCTAGCCTGCAGTTTGATCTGGTCAAGAACGGCGAGTCCATCGCctctttcttccagttttttggggggtggccCAAGCCAGCATCGCTCTCTGGAGGCACCATGGTGAGGCTGGAGCCCGAGGACCAGGTGTGGGTGCAGGTGGGCGTAGGTGATTACATCGGCATCTATGCCAGCATCAAGACGGACAGCACCTTCTCTGGATTTCTGGTATATTCTGACTGGCACAGCTCCCCTGTCTTCGCTTGA
- the MFRP gene encoding LOW QUALITY PROTEIN: membrane frizzled-related protein (The sequence of the model RefSeq protein was modified relative to this genomic sequence to represent the inferred CDS: substituted 1 base at 1 genomic stop codon), translating into MKDCSDIILCVEETELSKTFCNPAFQPESGSPCPPPAFWEDASCSIRAPWHGQRPRVLQPDCHFSWLCVLLLASLLVLLLGLLVAIILTQLQAAPPSGASYHPLSAXDLTTTSTTFTTTNTSQATGTPKGQQEAGMSPTLQSTCGGILPGPRGFFSSPTYPDPYPPNVHCMWHIQVAKDHTIQLKVEILSMESVASCLFDCLEISPEPEGPLLRVCGRVPPPTLNTNASHLQVAFVSDSSVEGFGFHAWYQAVAPGNGSCAHDEFHCDQLICLLPDSVCDCFTNCADSSDETNCSAQFSRCGGNLTGLQGTFSAPSYPQEYPHQQLCTWHISVPAGHGIELQFHSFSLEAPDECKFDYVEVYETSNSGALELLGRFCRAELPPRLISLHRRLAVLFRTRTDHSISSRGFSATYQALNATENPCGPRESSCKNGGCQSLQWMCDTRRDCTERSDNKCSSPLFPLPELAYEPVQVEKCIGVSYNSTAFPNIWVGMATQEEVVEVLRGYKSLTSLPCYQNFRRLLCRLLVPHCTPLGSVLPPCRSVCQDAERQCQSGLALLGTAWPFNCNRLPEAAGLEACAQP; encoded by the exons ATGAAGGATTGCTCAGATATCATCCTGTGTGTGGAGGAGACAGAGCTGAGCAAG ACTTTCTGCAATCCTGCTTTCCAGCCTGAATCGGGGTCACCTTGCCCTCCACCAGCCTTCTGGGAGGATGCCAGCTGCAGCATCCGAGCCCCCTGGCATG GTCAGCGTCCCCGAGTGCTGCAGCCAGACTGCCATTTCTCCTGGTTATGTGTCCTCCTGCTGGCCAGCCTGCTGGTCCTACTGCTGGGGCTGCTGGTGGCCATCATCCTGACCC AGCTGCAGGCTGCACCCCCTTCTGGGGCCTCCTATCATCCACTGTCTGCCTGAGACCTCACCACCACTAGCACCACCTTTACCACCACCAACACCTCTCAGGCAACTGGGACCCCTAAAGGGCAGCAGGAGGCAGGCATGAGCCCCACACTCCAGTCCA CCTGTGGGGGCATCCTTCCTGGACCAAGGGGCTTCTTCAGCAGCCCCACCTACCCAGACCCTTACCCACCCAATGTTCACTGCATGTGGCACATCCAAGTAGCCAAAGACCACACAATACAGCTCAAGGTTGAAATTCTCAGCATGGAGAGTGTGGCCTCCTGTCTTTTCGATTGCTTGGAAATCTCCCCTGAGCCTGAAGGCCCCCTCCTCAG AGTATGTGGGAGGGTGCCTCCCCCCACACTCAATACCAATGCCAGCCACCTCCAGGTGGCCTTCGTTTCTGACAGCAGTGTGGAAGGATTTGGTTTCCATGCCTGGTACCAGGCTGTGGCTCCTGGGAATG ggagctgtgcccaTGATGAATTCCACTGTGACCAGCTCATCTGCCTGCTACCTGACTCAGTGTGTGATTGTTTTACCAACTGTGCTGACAGCAGTGACGAGACCAACTGCAGTGCCCAGTTCTCAA GATGTGGGGGAAATCTGACTGGGCTCCAGGGCACTTTCTCTGCTCCGAGCTACCCACAGGAGTATCCTCACCAACAA CTTTGCACCTGGCACATCTCAGTGCCTGCTGGACATGGCATAGAACTACAGTTCCACAGCTTCAGCCTGGAAGCTCCGGATGAGTGCAAGTTTGACTACGTGGAGGTGTATGAGACCAGCAATTCCGGAGCCCTCGAACTCCTGGGCAG GTTCTGCAGAGCAGAGCTTCCCCCTCGCCTCATCTCCTTACACCGCCGTCTGGCTGTGCTCTTTAGGACAAGGACAGATCACAGTATCAGCAGCAGGGGCTTCTCAGCCACCTACCAGGCACTCAACGCCACAGAGA ACCCCTGTGGGCCCAGAGAGTCCTCCTGCAAGAATGGAGGGTGTCAGAGTCTGCAGTGGATGTGTGACACACGGAGAGACTGCACAGAGAGAAGTGACAACAAGTGCAGCAGCCCCTTGTTTCCACTTCCAG AGCTGGCCTATGAGCCTGTCCAAGTGGAGAAGTGCATCGGGGTGAGCTACAACTCCACCGCCTTCCCTAACATCTGGGTGGGCATGGCCACCCAGGAGGAAGTGGTGGAGGTCCTCAGAGGTTACAAG AGCCTGACAAGTCTGCCCTGCTATCAGAATTTCCGGAGGCTCCTCTGCAGGCTGCTGGTGCCCCACTGCACCCCACTAGGCAGTGTCCTTCCTCCTTGCCGCTCTGTCTGCCAGGACGCAGAGCGCCAGTGCCAGTCTGGCTTGGCACTACTGGGTACTGCTTGGCCCTTCAATTGCAACAGGCTGCCTGAGGCAGCTGGTCTGGAGGCTTGTGCCCAGCCCTGA